ttttatgcaatgtatttctacatttaaaatattatataaaaatatgtatacggTTATAAGCATTAGGATACCATCCTATATTCAGTATAAATAGTATGTTTTTCGTTGCTTTCATCTGCtaagtattttattataaatctgtCATTTCATTCGTATAATACGTGCCTTATAATGTAAGATACTGAATGGAGTAAGATTTGTGATAATAAACTTAACAAAGTATTTTCGAAACCAGATACTATTATACGGCTAGCCTTTCAATGACAGACCTCTACTTTCGTTTACTTACTTCGACTTGACGTACGATTTATCCTAGTACGCGCACGAAAACATTTACGCCCACTTACGTGCATATGTTCTCTTCTTTGATCTGTTTTCATACGAACAAAAATATAAAGGcacaaaatgaaattttgtttttGAATGCCTCTGTCTGAAGTATTCATAGTGTTTATATGTATCCATATACGCGTGCCGTGCTTGCGCAGAAAAGACCCTTCTTGTTTTCCATGTGGATTTCCATGTGGAGAGTCGGCTCTTGTATTCCTGTTCCTTGACCACAGTGTAATACAAATGAACTTTAGTTTTTTTCCGAGTCGGTATTTCAGAACCTGGGACGCAAACGCCCATGTAATGTCTCGTCTATGCTGTTCTTAGTCAATGGCTATAAATAAACGATGCTGCAATAACATCTATCGAAAATTGCGCGAACCATTGACCATAACAGTCTACTGAGACGATCTACTGCGCACATTCGATtccaaaataatttaaatttcgaGTATTCGAAATGAGTATTAATTCATcagaaaaaaaatgttttatattttattgtactttattaTTGTTCGACCGATTGcgaagagacgcgatcgcggTAGAGCGCGCCAAtaagagtcgtaaattctcgttacgatacgaTAATCGACGTCACGAATCAGTCGAACCCCTATTAAGATATATACTTTATTCCAACAATTTTGAAGATTTAATTATTCACGCGTGGTACGTTTAGCCGTGTTCTGAACGAAGTGTAAATAGCAATTTAAGATATTAACCGATAGAAGATTAAAAAACTAGTTAGGATGTTGACTGATCAAAGGACGAAAAACCAGTCAAGATGTTGATTGATCAAAGGACGTAAAACCAGTAAAGTTCGCCAATGATGCTATCGCGGAGGAAAACtaatgatgggtgtgtctaaagCACGGAACAAGCAGATTCGTTGATGGAAATTTTGGTTAGGAAATAAGGACAACGGTCATTGCTACTAATTGCATAAAAAAAGGCTGGTAGATAAGAATGGGTGCTGGCCGTCCCCGATCAAAGGTCGCCCGTGTGTGGCATTGTACATGGAAAAACCCGCCTTCCCGTGTTTTCTGGAAATGGACAATAAATCTAAGGACTGCTTCAACTTGAAAGATACTTGTGTATTTAGCTTAGGTTATAAGGACCTTAGCTATAAAAAATACTAAAATGTATGATGTAGTATCACGGGACGTAACAATCAGGTTCGTATAACTTCAAGCATTTACCATTACTCGAAGGACTGAAAGATACGACATAGAAGTTTTCACAATACTCATGTACGTTTCCATGTTGACGATGAAAAATCTGCCAGCCTTCAAGAAAACTGGATCTTGACTTCTCATAATGACATAAATAATATCTTTTGTTATACTTGTCGGTATATCGTACCAACTGCAGAAATACAGCGAGTCGCCAACGCCTTCCATTTGAAGCTTTAAATATTCGCCCACGTAGCTGTATGCAAACAGTTGCACCAACATAGCATTCAgaattataaattcttttatcgTCATGACGATGTTTCCGACGCTCAGATCGAGAATAAGTTGAAATCCTAAAAACAGGCGCATATTGTACCTATATATCAATCGTATTCAAATATTCTTATGTCGGACttcgtattattttattatgtgggGTAAGAGCGCTCACCGGTTATACAAATAAGTACGCAACTCGAGAATAGTTGCACAGCCAAGATAGTGCTGATCGTCTCGTTCAGCATCTTGGCCAGGTTCAGTAAGTAAACATGCCTCTTGATTAATACGACGAAACGTTCCATTGTTCTTTCATTCTTGTTGCCCAGTTTACTGAATTCCAGCTTCAAAATTTCTACCTGACCGCACAggtgaaaaataattccgaggAACAACGTATCGCTTCCTAATTCATATTTCACACCGAATGAGCAAGATTCTTGCGCTACTCTGAGCAAGTATCTGTATATGTATCTTTCAGAAGCCAAACTGATCAATTCCATCTTTTATCGCGTTTTAATTTCATTGTCCAAAacgaataattaatttcaacaTCTGGAGGTATAAGCACGTTGCATACACACAAGATACACGCCCAACTCTTCAAATTTCTCATTATACTTTGCGTTGTACTGAGCCTAgagtttatttttaatatagagtactatatttatgtaaattaaattgcgaagaaaatcgtaaatcaaGTCTTAAGGACTGATTGTAAGAAGCCAAtggaaatgaaaaattacaGTTGATTGCattttaaaaaatgatgttgatctttcttcttcattaAAATCTATGGATTAATTAGCATGGCTTCTGACAATAGGTAATTCATTCGACACGGCGATTCATTACCTAGATTTCCAGTGCTCGTGAATAACAGCATCAAGTACTCTATGATAAAAACCATAAAGTACAAATTATCCGGCAATTGTATAAGGGCTATTACACATTCGGAAGGTATAGGGTAATCCGTTGTACTTTCCTTCGTTACGTTAACtatatctttttctttatctCCAGCCATCATTGGAATAGTCATGTAAAGAGTGGAGCCGATGTACGAAGAAAATATCATACTAGCAGACACCAATCTTCCCATATAAGCGTGCCTTCGCATTATCACTCGTTTCTCTTGGTCTTTCAGTTCGTTATAATCTTTAACCGCCGAGACAAAATTCGTAATAAGACTATCAGGCTGAATACGAAAACGTATGATTTTCGATAAGGACAAAATGCCGCAGTTAATTAATATTAGCGCGTCTAGGTTCTTCTTTGCGTCGCTAATGTCTAAATACAACTCCATCTGCATGACCATCAGCATGAGTAGCTATAAAACAACGACAATTTTCAAACACGTCAAATTCAGCCACTCAGAAACCACATTGATTAGGTTCACAAAttgaaaagtaaaaattatgATATTATTGATATTTGCCTTTTGCGATGAAATTATTGATATTTGCCTTTTTAATTTATGCTTGAATTCATTGTTATTTACACGATTTCTATGCTATCAGAAAATTTATGGAAATACGTCAGGTGTCTTCCAAGGAGAATACAAATAATGTGTAGTAATCGTAAAATTATTGAAGTAACAGAACGTGGAGCGGATCAATTTGGGTTCTAAAAAGTTCATTTAACACGTTTGCACAAAAGTAAGTGGATAAGTATAGGGAATAGTTGTCACTGTAATTTCGTTAAACACGATTTGTTTATACAGAAATGTAAATATCCATTTCAGTTATTTCCTGAATCATCTATGTAGAATAACGATACGCAATAAAAACAACGTAAGCGCACAACACTAAAGCTAGTTCCACTTGTTTGTCCACTTAGTTTTGTCCTCGATACTATATAGTTCGTAACTAACATGTCAACTTCGGAATAGAATCGCAAAAATTTCATACCAGAAATGAAATCGCGATTATGGCACGTATACCGGAGAAGATATCGTACTCTTGAAGAGGCCAGGTACCCACAGGCCACGACAGCATTTTCAACGGAATCATCGCATAAGTGAAATCTTTATCCGACGAAACTTTCATCCTTACGAAATGAGGATCGACGAATAACTCCACGCAATCGTGAATACGTTCCCTTTGCTTCTCCCCACATACTAACGAATTGTATCTCTATTCTCCGGTTTAGTTTTTATTCTACTACAATCGCTCAATTATGTCTGTTGTCCAATCGATTACCATTTCTACTTCAACTGCACATTTCCAAGAAAATTCAAGTGGTGGTGGTTACTTCATAGATAAATACTTTATTGCCACGCTTCTGCGCAAATAATACCGCGTTTCTTTCTTGTTCGGCATCGTCCGTTTCGAAAATTGGTCTGCGTTTTCAAAGAATATTCAACTTTTATTGCAAATTATCAGACTAGGGTTGCAACGGTATGTAAGTGAACGCAAGGAAGGAGAATCTATTTTCTTATAGCAAGCAAATACCCTTTTTTCTAAGTAAAGTGGGAGATCTGAAATGTTTAACTTATGATCAATGCAATAGATTATTTTCAACGCAAGGAAAGACTGTGATCGTAATTGCGTGATTTCGAAATTACTCTAAACTGACTTATTTATTCGCATACATTGATCACTCATGTTTAAGAGATTATAGTATGCTTCGTACGTAGATATGTTCGTGAAAGTCTTGCGTAAGAGAATGTTTCGCTACTGTTTCTGCAGAGCAGCAGTAAGATCGTCTTTGTTACGCTAAGGATCACAAAGAGTAGCTTTCAAAAGGAAAACAGAAAAATTTCGTATAACATTCGGGATACAAGCCAAGCAAACATTTAAGAGAGGAACACTTCGTGGAATAGCTATTGCTTACCATTTTACTGGACGTAGAAAAGAACAGTACTAGTGGAAGAAAAAATGGCCTGAAAATCGGCAAATCGGTGAAGCAATACTAACgttgaatgaaattaatttttgttaaataaaGCTTTTACGAACGTAATTACAGCGTTTTTCGGTTAACACAAAATCAAACACGATACAATTTGCGACATATGTGCTTATTCAGTGAAGTTGACTCATGTTCTTTTATCTGTCACATGTGTGTGAACGTGATTTAAACTATATCGTATTCGATCTTATTCTAAATAGATTAATGTGGCAAATACATTAGTAAAAGATCCGTTTGAAAAAAGAACACAAATAAAAAAGTTTCTTCCTTAAATTAATAATGTTTCATGGGTCAGATTGCAGTATTCAGCCCTCGAACTTCACGGTGTGTTTAAAGGGAACATTAGATCCCCATGCGGAAAACTC
This sequence is a window from Bombus affinis isolate iyBomAffi1 chromosome 14, iyBomAffi1.2, whole genome shotgun sequence. Protein-coding genes within it:
- the LOC126923971 gene encoding odorant receptor 13a-like, with amino-acid sequence MKVSSDKDFTYAMIPLKMLSWPVGTWPLQEYDIFSGIRAIIAISFLLLMLMVMQMELYLDISDAKKNLDALILINCGILSLSKIIRFRIQPDSLITNFVSAVKDYNELKDQEKRVIMRRHAYMGRLVSASMIFSSYIGSTLYMTIPMMAGDKEKDIVNVTKESTTDYPIPSECVIALIQLPDNLYFMVFIIEYLMLLFTSTGNLGSDTLFLGIIFHLCGQVEILKLEFSKLGNKNERTMERFVVLIKRHVYLLNLAKMLNETISTILAVQLFSSCVLICITGFQLILDLSVGNIVMTIKEFIILNAMLVQLFAYSYVGEYLKLQMEGVGDSLYFCSWYDIPTSITKDIIYVIMRSQDPVFLKAGRFFIVNMETYMSIVKTSMSYLSVLRVMVNA